One Manihot esculenta cultivar AM560-2 chromosome 6, M.esculenta_v8, whole genome shotgun sequence DNA segment encodes these proteins:
- the LOC110618097 gene encoding cytokinin hydroxylase → MEFFHLFKLIFSGVFLYLLFRLLISFWISPARTYMKLKKNGFGGPTPSFPLGNIEEMKKIRRSSFAAASSGPLAVSNDIHSTVFPYFAQWQKSHGKVFIYWLGTEPFLYIADPEFLKRMSTGVMGKSWGKPNVFKHDRKPMFGNGLVMVEGDDWVRHRHIITPALSQASVKAMASLMAESTTKMLDKWTSLIHSGCQEVDVEREIIATAGEIIAKTSFGIGYENGRQVFEKLRAMQFTLFKTNRYVGVPFSSFLCPKQTLEAKNLGKEIDDLLMTIITDRRNSKGGCPQKDLLGLLLEENHEEGRLGKTLTARELVDECKTFFFGGHETTALALSWTLLLLAAHPEWQDRLREEIRQVTGDTDIDFSMLAGLKKMGWVMNEVLRLYSPAPNVQRQTREDITVNNLTIPEGTNVWIDVVGMHHDPDLWGQDVYEFKPERFDNDLFGGCNHKMGFLPFGFGGRMCIGRHLTIMEYKVVLSLILTRFCFSLSPNYSHSPSVMLSLRPSLGLPLIVKPL, encoded by the exons ATGGAGTTTTTTCACCTTTTTAAGTTGATCTTCTCTGGTGTTTTCCTCTACTTGTTATTTAGGCTATTGATTTCCTTCTGGATTTCACCTGCTAGAACTTACATGAAGCTAAAAAAGAATGGGTTTGGAGGTCCAACCCCAAGTTTTCCTCTAGGGAATATTGAGGAGATGAAAAAGATACGTAGAAGTAGTTTTGCTGCAGCTTCTTCTGGTCCTTTAGCAGTCTCCAATGATATTCACTCTACTGTCTTTCCTTACTTTGCTCAATGGCAGAAGTCTCATG GGAAGGTGTTTATATACTGGCTAGGTACAGAGCCATTTTTATACATAGCAGACCCGGAGTTTCTTAAGAGGATGTCTACAGGAGTTATGGGCAAAAGCTGGGGAAAGCCTAACGTGTTTAAACATGACAGGAAACCAATGTTCGGTAATGGTTTGGTTATGGTTGAAGGAGACGACTGGGTTCGTCACCGTCATATTATTACTCCGGCACTCTCACAGGCCAGCGTGAAG GCAATGGCAAGCTTAATGGCGGAGTCCACCACAAAGATGCTAGACAAGTGGACAAGCCTCATACATTCCGGCTGCCAAGAAGTTGACGTCGAGAGAGAAATCATTGCAACAGCCGGAGAAATAATCGCCAAGACAAGTTTTGGGATAGGCTACGAAAATGGGAGACAAGTGTTCGAGAAATTGAGAGCCATGCAATTCACTCTGTTCAAGACTAACCGTTATGTGGGAGTGCCTTTCAGCAGTTTCCTGTGTCCTAAGCAAACCCTAGAAGCCAAAAATCTTGGAAAAGAAATCGATGACCTACTTATGACGATTATAACAGATCGTAGGAATTCCAAAGGAGGGTGTCCTCAGAAGGACTTGCTAGGGTTATTGCTGGAAGAGAATCACGAGGAGGGGCGACTAGGGAAGACGTTGACAGCCAGGGAACTGGTCGATGAGTGCAAGACTTTCTTCTTTGGTGGCCATGAGACGACAGCACTTGCACTGTCATGGACATTGCTGCTTTTGGCGGCACATCCAGAGTGGCAAGATCGATTAAGAGAGGAAATTAGACAAGTTACTGGGGATACAGACATTGATTTCTCCATGCTTGCTGGGCTTAAGAAG ATGGGATGGGTAATGAACGAAGTTCTGAGGCTCTACTCACCGGCGCCGAATGTTCAGAGGCAAACCAGAGAAGATATTACAGTAAATAACCTCACCATCCCCGAGGGAACCAACGTCTGGATTGACGTTGTGGGCATGCACCATGATCCTGATCTATGGGGACAAGATGTTTACGAATTTAAACCTGAGAGATTCGATAATGACTTGTTTGGTGGATGCAACCACAAGATGGGGTTTTTGCCATTTGGGTTCGGAGGGAGAATGTGTATAGGTAGGCACTTGACCATAATGGAGTATAAGGTTGTTCTGTCCTTAATCCTGACAAGGTTTTGTTTCTCCCTCTCCCCAAACTATTCTCATTCTCCTTCTGTTATGCTCTCCCTGAGACCAAGTCTTGGGCTGCCTCTCATTGTTAAACCCCTCTAG
- the LOC122723884 gene encoding uncharacterized protein LOC122723884: MLSDSTGVEAGPWICMSQIFVSNLAVVHCQVHPSSAAINGSPPSTVRRHQPSTTKLILNINIHGLTEIGTWFQPIGCSLPCSSNVHRHQKVRRHQRFAAIDSRQRSLFSASISTGSLKSELGSNLSAVHCPVHPTSTAIKSLTNLVVLPGHLPLQ, from the exons ATGCT ATCTGATTCTACTGGTGTAGAAGCTGGTCCTTGGATTTGCATGAGCCAGATCT TTGTCTCCAACCTTGCCGTCGTTCACTGCCAAGTGCATCCATCGTCCGCCGCCATCAACGGTTCGCCGCCATCAACGGTTCGCCGCCATCAACCGTCGACAACGAAGCTTATTCTCAACATCAATATCCACGGGCTCACTGAAATCGGAACTTGGTTCCAACCTATCGGCTGTTCACTGCCCTGTTCATCCAACGTCCACCGCCATCAAAAGGTTCGCCGCCATCAACGGTTCGCCGCCATTGACAGTCGACAACGGAGCTTATTCTCAGCATCAATATCCACGGGCTCACTGAAATCGGAACTTGGGTCCAACCTCTCGGCCGTTCACTGCCCTGTTCATCCAACGTCCACCGCCATCAAAAG CCTAACGAACCTGGTTGTACTGCCCGGCCACCTTCCCCTCCAGTAG
- the LOC122723885 gene encoding uncharacterized protein LOC122723885, with amino-acid sequence MTAERSWMYARLIDGLLNPRYLEGINEFLEKAKTCTEYLNGDQIRCPCNRFKCQNRSFQDENTVKYHLMKHGFVQNYLVWYLHGETEVHDGYGDTDLDMSYGSDNVNHPNFNRFEDMVMDATSCHVMHNDTYEMPNSAAQKLYDMLNASKQQLWPGCETHSQLSAVSRLLNLKAEHHFSEQCFDQICELMKEMLPSDNVMTDSFYSTKRLVRGLGLPVQKIHCCANGCMIFWENDKELTRCKFCDHERFKRLKHNLGKGKTQIPYKKMYYFPITPRLQRLYASCVTAKYMTWHNDHATENGVMRHCSDAPAWKHFNQTHPTFALEARNVRLGLCTDGFQPFGQSGQQYSSWPVILTPYNLPPGMCMKDEYMFLTIIIPGPKNPKEKLDVYMQPLVQELKELWATGVSTYDAFQQNNFTMRAALIWTISDFPAYSMLSWWSTAGRTACPYCMENTDAFTLRKGGKQTWFDSHRKFLPDDHPFRRNKTSFIKNKCVSKSPPPIRTGEYLLKEIEQIGLRRVIDIDSHEINCRLSKITGWRKRSILWDLPYWSSNLIRHNLDVMHIEKNVFENIFNTVMNVEGKTKDNIKSREDLNEICRRPELKKDPISGKYPKACYCLDNQSKVILCDWLKTLKFPDGFVSNLGRCVDSRKLRLFGMKSHDCHVFMQRILPIALREFLPNNVWQPITELSNFFRELTSTTLTNGDMQRLHEQIPVILCKLERVFPPSLFDSMEHLPVHLAYEALIAGPVQYRWMYPFERYLRKLKNNVKNKARVEGSICNAYLVEEASAFSAHYFEAHVMTRHRKVPRNLHEFVSDDDIPGKLSIFKCTGRTIGKGKSRYMTEDEIQAAQTYILLNCPEVKTYIDIYVERVKSTQPNITDAAVDEKLETDFVKWFYKYAHESPNNVQNQLMQDVAKGPLRSVTTFNGYCVNGCKFNTINGNSSSNSMNFGVCIKGSNYSSEESDYYGQLVEVLRLEYPGLPIKRTVLFKCDWFDPTQNTGTKVHRQYRIVDINNKRRYSKYEPFVLASQATQVVYASYPSKRRDKNDWWAVMKVKGRPVVELSQTSSKTYEPFQEDDIEYAEVNIDDINQQHCLNDPSGGMTEIHDDVSTDEDEFLSDPDSDANADGDNEYNSYESE; translated from the exons ATGACTGCTGAACGAAGTTGGATGTATGCTCGTCTCATAGACGGTTTACTGAACCCCAGATATTTAGAGGGTATCAATGAATTTCTAGAGAAAGCTAAGACCTGCACAGAGTATTTAAATGGCGATCAGATCCGCTGTCCTTGTAATCGATTTAAGTGCCAGAACCGTAGCTTTCAAGATGAAAATACAGTTAAATATCATTTAATGAAGCATGGTTTTGTTCAAAATTACCTTGTTTGGTATTTGCACGGTGAAACTGAAGTGCATGACGGATATGGTGATACAGATTTAGACATGTCTTATGGTTCTGACAATGTTAATCACCCAAATTTCAATCGTTTTGAGGACATGGTCATGGATGCAACAAGCTGTCATGTAATGCATAATGATACATATGAGATGCCAAACTCGGCTGCACAgaaactgtatgatatgttaaatGCATCTAAGCAACAACTATGGCCTGGCTGTGAAACTCACTCCCAGTTATCAGCTGTTTCACGTTTACTAAATCTGAAGGCGGAACATCATTTCTCGGAACAGTGTTTTGATCAGATTTGTGAACTCATGAAGGAGATGTTACCGAGTGACAATGTCATGACGGACAGCTTTTACTCAACAAAGAGACTAGTCCGAGGATTGGGGCTTCCTGTACAAAAGATACACTGTTGTGCGAATGGTTGTATGATTTTTTGGGAAAATGATAAAGAACTTACACGATGCAAATTTTGTGACCATGAAAGGTTCAAACGCCTGAAGCACAACTTGGGGAAAGGGAAGACTCAAATACCATACAAAAAGATGTATTACTTCCCCATTACACCACGTTTGCAAAGACTTTATGCGTCATGTGTTACAGCTAAGTATATGACTTGGCACAATGACCATGCAACTGAGAATGGGGTGATGCGCCACTGTTCAGATGCTCCTGCTTGGAAGCATTTCAACCAAACTCATCCAACCTTTGCACTGGAGGCCCGAAATGTCAGACTTGGCCTTTGCACTGATGGATTTCAACCATTCGGTCAATCTGGGCAACAATATTCTTCATGGCCAGTAATACTAACTCCATACAATTTGCCACCAGGTATGTGTATGAAAGATGAGTACATGTTCCTGACAATTATAATACCTGGTCCCAAGAATCCGAAAGAGAAGCTTGATGTGTACATGCAGCCATTAGtgcaagaattgaaagaactttgGGCAACTGGTGTTAGTACTTACGATGCTTTCCAACAGAACAATTTTACTATGCGTGCTGCATTAATTTGGACTATAAGTGACTTCCCTGCTTATTCAATGCTCTCATGGTGGAGCACTGCAGGACGCACTGCATGTCCCTACTGTATGGAAAACACAGATGCATTTACATTACGAAAGGGGGGTAAACAAACATGGTTTGACAGTCATCGGAAGTTCTTGCCTGACGACCACCCTTTCCGTCGAAACAAGAcatcttttattaaaaacaaatgTGTATCGAAGTCACCACCGCCAATTAGAACTGGGGAGTACTTGCTAAAAGAAATTGAGCAAATTGGGTTGAGGCGGGTTATAGACATTGACAGTCATGAAATAAATTGTCGGCTTTCAAAGATAACTGGTTGGCGTAAGCGGAGCATATTATGGGATTTGCCATATTGGTCTTCAAATTTGATTCGCCACAATCTTGATGTCATGCACATTGAAAAGAatgtatttgaaaatatttttaatacagtTATGAATGTGGAGGGGAAGACAAAAGACAATATCAAATCAAGGGAagatttaaatgaaatatgCAGGAGACCAGAATTGAAGAAAGATCCAATTAGCGGGAAATATCCAAAAGCATGTTATTGTTTGGATAACCAATCGAAGGTGATACTTTGTGATTGGCTTAAAACACTCAAATTCCCTGACGGATTTGTTTCCAATCTAGGGAGATGTGTTGATAGTCGGAAGCTTAGACTTTTTGGTATGAAAAGCCACGACTGTCATGTTTTCATGCAACGAATTCTTCCTATAGCTCTCAGAGAGTTCTTACCAAATAATGTTTGGCAACCTATAACAGAGCTTAGCAATTTCTTTAGAGAACTCACCTCAACTACACTTACTAATGGGGACATGCAACGGTTACATGAACAAATTCCTGTGATCCTTTGTAAGCTTGAACGAGTTTTTCCTCCAAGTCTGTTTGATTCAATGGAACATTTACCAGTACACCTTGCATATGAGGCATTAATTGCAGGACCAGTACAATATCGGTGGATGTACCCATTTGAGAG GTACTTGAGAAAGTTAAAGAACAATGTTAAAAATAAAGCAAGGGTTGAAGGTTCAATATGCAATGCTTACTTGGTAGAAGAAGCAAGTGCATTTTCTGCTCACTACTTTGAAGCACATGTAATGACCAGACATCGAAAGGTTCCACGCAACTTGCATGAATTTGTATCTGATGATGACATACCAGGTAAATTAAGCATATTCAAATGCACAGGTAGAACTATCGGAAAAGGAAAATCCAGATATATGACTGAAGATGAAATCCAAGCCGCTCAAACATATATTCTATTAAATTGTCCAGAGgtgaaaacatatattga TATTTATGTGGAGCGAGTAAAGTCGACACAACCAAATATCACAGATGCAGCTGTTGATGAAAAACTAGAGACGGACTTTGTCAAATGGTTTTACAAGTATGCCCATGAATCGCCAAACAATGTACAAAATCAGCTTATGCAAGATGTGGCAAAGGGACCACTCAGAAGTGTCACCACTTTTAATGGGTATTGTGTTAATGGATGTAAATTCAACACAATCAATGGAAATTCAAGTAGTAACTCAATGAATTTTGGTGTATGTATAAAAGGGAGTAATTACAGTTCTGAAGAAAGTGACTACTATGGACAGTTGGTCGAGGTGTTGCGATTGGAGTATCCAGGGCTACCAATTAAGCGGACTGTACTTTTCAAATGTGACTGGTTTGATCCAACACAAAATACGGGCACCAAGGTGCACCGACAGTATAGAATTGTTGATATTAACAATAAGCGTAGATACAGTAAGTACGAGCCATTTGTATTGGCCTCTCAGGCAACACAAGTCGTTTATGCTTCATACCCGAGCAAGCGTCGTGACAAAAATGATTGGTGGGCTGTGATGAAAGTTAAAGGTAGACCCGTTGTTGAACTATCTCAAACGTCTTCAAAGACATATGAACCTTTTCAAGAAGATGACATAGAATATGCTGAAGTAAATATCGATGATATTAATCAACAACACTGCCTCAATGATCCTAGCGGAGGAATGACTGAGATTCATGATGACGTTTCGACAGATGAAGACGAATTCCTTAGTGACCCTGATTCTGATGCAAATGCAGACGGTGATAATGAGTACAATTCATATGAATCAGAGTAA
- the LOC122723886 gene encoding uncharacterized protein LOC122723886 encodes MTFFVYSQMRGRGRVSKARGRVQLPASASQEDANTDDGHEHEAHIPRAPTGLGDTELQIWVPLASSVQPSHIDRSYTPVAPSADAQLPRPLPPPHRHSLHPHHPPAAPRPPVSHTHSPHSASPSGTASARGTGSASASTPSSAPASAPASAASTTAVGGTQSFRQTISLINNNLHPSEMCSRRITLIVKERLVEEGHCWKTVPNETKEFYWQEFKKYFLWDQAIESLVKIAWQKKAAERYRGLMWEIRKGKAKNLATPDYVLRKWQETWNTSEYKEKCEKFSANRRSEAGGSGSGISRHACGSVSQYTHQRRMRERLGREPHPHELFEATHKRKGTEEFVDGRSKAIYDKYVELKEAATHQQEGSNEPTPINEAQLYYEAVGGQKKSRVYGLGSQASAYFHEPAHCSASYTSAPPVDPPTIETMNRMQNKIDRLETENSRITTRLDELQTFMHRMMAQQGIGTSTQTSGPTAPPAPSPQQRRDDAPVIGDHHTDSDDDTDDELASLV; translated from the exons ATGACATTTTTTGTTTATTCACAGATGAGGGGACGTGGAAGGGTTAGCAAGGCCAGAGGACGGGTTCAACTTCCTGCAAGTGCGAGTCAAGAGGACGCGAATACAGATGACGGACATGAGCATGAGGCGCATATACCACGGGCACCGACGGGACTTGGGGATACGGAACTTCAGATATGGGTTCCACTTGCATCCAGTGTACAGCCATCTCATATAGATCGATCATATACACCAGTTGCACCATCTGCCGATGCACAGCTTCCCCGTCCCCTTCCACCACCTCACCGTCACAGTTTACATCCTCACCACCCTCCTGCAGCTCCACGACCACCGGTATCACATACACATTCACCTCATTCTGCATCCCCTTCTGGTACTGCATCCGCTAGAGGGACAGGATCTGCATCAGCATCTACTCCATCATCTGCTCCTGCATCTGCTCCAGCATCAGCTGCATCGACCACTGCTGTAGGCGGAACACAGTCATTCAGACAGACTATTTCACTCATTAACAACAA TTTGCATCCGTCGGAGATGTGTAGCCGCAGGATAACTCTGATAGTGAAAGAAAGATTGGTCGAGGAAGGCCACTGTTGGAAGACTGTGCCCAATGAAACCAAGGAGTTTTATTGGCAAGAATTCAAG AAATACTTTCTATGGGACCAAGCAATTGAGAGCTTGGTTAAAATTGCCTGGCAGAAAAAAGCCGCTGAGCGATACAGGGGCTTAATGTGGGAAATCCGGAAAGGAAAGGCGAAGAATCTTGCAACCCCTGATTATGTTTTGAGGAAGTGGCAGGAAACTTGGAACACTTCTGAATACAAAGAGAAGTGTGAGAAGTTTTCTGCCAATAGGCGCAGTGAGGCTGGAGGTTCAGGATCTGGCATTTCCAGGCACGCATGCGGTTCTGTTTCACAGTACACCCACCAGCGGAGGATG AGGGAAAGACTAGGCAGAGAACCACATCCGCATGAGCTTTTTGAGGCCACACATAAGAGAAAGGGGACGGAGGAGTTTGTTGATGGCAGATCAAaagctatttat GATAAATACGTAGAGCTGAAGGAGGCTGCTACACATCAACAGGAGGGAAGCAATGAACCAACGCCCATAAATGAGGCCCAACTGTACTACGAAGCGGTTGGTGGACAGAAAAAGAGTCGAGTTTATGGGTTAGGGTCCCAGGCCTCAGCATATTTTCATGAGCCAGCTCATTGTTCTGCATCATACACGTCTGCACCCCCAGTGGATCCTCCTACAATTGAAACAATGAACAGGATGCAGAATAAAATTGATCGGCTAGAGACAGAGAATAGTCGAATCACCACAAGGCTGGACGAGTTGCAGACGTTTATGCATAGGATGATGGCACAACAGGGTATTGGGACATCCACTCAGACATCTGGTCCTACGGCACCTCCAGCTCCGTCTCCACAGCAGCGGCGTGATGATGCTCCTGTCATTGGTGATCATCATACAGATAgtgatgatgatacagatgatgagctagctagtttagtttag